Proteins from a single region of Bogoriella caseilytica:
- a CDS encoding exodeoxyribonuclease III, which produces MGTSLQVATVNVNGIRAAFKKDMAGWLEHRQPDVLLLQEVRAPDDVVEDLLGANDGDRDGGRWTLAHQACDIKGRAGVAVAARYPATAVRVGLGESEEPIDTGRWVEMDLAVPGLDIPLTVVSVYIHSGTLTKPESMDAKYAHLKKATSRLAELAEDARAGKRHVLVGGDLNIVHTEADIKNWKPNHNKTAGVLDEEIAYLNTWFDELGYVDLGRRLAGEVQGPYTWWSQRGKAFDNDAGWRIDYQIVNPELAALATSAEVDRAESYDTRFSDHAPLVVHFAL; this is translated from the coding sequence ATGGGTACCTCGTTGCAGGTGGCCACCGTCAACGTCAACGGCATCCGCGCCGCCTTCAAGAAGGACATGGCCGGCTGGTTGGAGCACCGCCAGCCCGATGTGCTCCTGCTCCAGGAGGTCCGGGCCCCCGATGACGTCGTCGAGGATCTCCTCGGCGCCAACGACGGCGACCGCGACGGCGGGCGCTGGACGCTCGCACACCAGGCCTGCGACATCAAGGGCCGTGCCGGGGTGGCGGTGGCCGCCAGGTACCCGGCCACCGCAGTGCGCGTGGGCCTCGGAGAGAGTGAAGAACCCATCGACACCGGCCGCTGGGTGGAGATGGACCTGGCCGTCCCGGGCCTGGACATCCCGCTCACGGTGGTCTCGGTGTACATCCACTCAGGTACCTTGACCAAGCCGGAGTCCATGGACGCCAAGTACGCGCACCTGAAGAAGGCCACCTCGCGGCTCGCCGAGCTCGCTGAGGACGCGCGCGCGGGAAAGCGTCACGTGCTCGTCGGTGGTGACCTGAACATCGTGCACACCGAGGCCGACATCAAGAACTGGAAGCCGAACCACAACAAGACCGCCGGTGTGCTCGACGAGGAGATCGCCTACCTGAACACCTGGTTCGATGAACTGGGTTACGTCGACCTCGGCCGCCGCCTGGCCGGGGAGGTCCAGGGGCCGTACACCTGGTGGTCCCAGCGGGGCAAGGCCTTCGACAACGATGCCGGCTGGCGCATCGACTACCAGATCGTGAACCCCGAGCTCGCGGCGCTCGCCACCTCGGCCGAGGTCGATCGCGCCGAGTCCTACGACACGCGTTTCTCCGACCATGCCCCGCTCGTGGTCCATTTCGCGCTGTAG